A portion of the Streptomyces sp. NBC_01335 genome contains these proteins:
- a CDS encoding sensor histidine kinase, which translates to MRRPLARWKEQDAFLKDGALALALALLAFVPTLSGIGAQIGDLPERPANALGFALILAQTLPLAARRRLPASCLAVVAAACALHQALGFATTFASMGLYLALYSAGAHLVRFRRGSAGVASAGYAALTVGLHRLGSPGDVTDYLAFYLVLVVVWLVGSGVRRRRAEEAERRRLAGEVATAAERARIARELHDVVTHHVTAMVVQADAAQFLIASAPERATTGMASVSDTGRRALTELRYLLGVLEATGESATTGSATVGSATAGSATAGRTVGGPGRKGSSYGNRGPALGRVEDLVEQARRSGQPVEFSERGERRPRNVDVELAAYRVVQEALTNAMKYAAGQPTRVLVRHGEAHVEIGVTTDGPVRTAAPAAAPAPREPGPGGGRGLAGLRARVHMLDGELEAGPRPEGGFEVRATIPSVPEPEPEAEPGREPGHEPEPEPEPVRD; encoded by the coding sequence TTGAGGAGACCACTCGCGCGGTGGAAGGAGCAGGACGCCTTCCTCAAGGACGGCGCCCTCGCCCTGGCGCTCGCTCTGCTGGCCTTCGTACCGACCCTCTCGGGCATCGGGGCGCAGATCGGCGATCTGCCCGAAAGGCCGGCGAACGCGCTGGGTTTTGCACTGATCCTGGCCCAGACCCTGCCGCTGGCGGCCCGTCGCCGCCTGCCCGCAAGCTGTCTTGCGGTCGTCGCCGCCGCGTGCGCCCTGCACCAGGCCCTGGGTTTCGCGACGACGTTCGCCAGCATGGGCCTGTATCTGGCGCTGTACTCGGCCGGAGCCCACCTGGTCCGCTTCCGTCGCGGCTCGGCGGGCGTGGCGAGCGCGGGGTACGCGGCGCTGACCGTCGGTCTGCACCGGCTCGGCTCCCCGGGGGACGTGACGGACTATCTCGCGTTCTACCTGGTGCTGGTCGTGGTGTGGCTGGTGGGGAGCGGTGTACGCAGGCGGCGCGCGGAGGAGGCGGAACGGCGGCGGCTGGCCGGCGAGGTGGCGACGGCCGCCGAGCGGGCGCGGATCGCCCGGGAACTCCACGACGTGGTCACCCACCATGTGACAGCCATGGTGGTGCAGGCGGACGCGGCGCAGTTCCTGATCGCGTCGGCGCCGGAACGGGCCACCACGGGAATGGCCTCCGTCAGCGACACCGGGCGCCGGGCCCTGACCGAACTGCGTTACCTGTTGGGCGTGTTGGAGGCAACCGGCGAGTCCGCGACCACCGGATCAGCGACCGTCGGATCAGCGACCGCCGGGTCAGCGACGGCGGGCCGCACGGTAGGCGGCCCCGGCCGGAAGGGCTCCTCGTACGGTAACCGGGGCCCCGCCCTCGGCCGGGTGGAGGACCTGGTCGAGCAGGCCCGCAGGTCGGGTCAGCCGGTGGAGTTCAGCGAGCGGGGTGAGCGGCGGCCCCGGAACGTGGACGTGGAGCTGGCCGCGTACCGGGTGGTGCAGGAAGCGCTCACCAACGCGATGAAGTACGCGGCCGGGCAGCCGACACGGGTCCTGGTCCGGCACGGCGAGGCGCACGTCGAGATCGGGGTGACCACCGACGGCCCCGTCCGCACCGCCGCACCGGCCGCCGCACCGGCCCCCCGTGAGCCGGGCCCCGGGGGCGGACGAGGGCTGGCCGGGCTGCGGGCCCGGGTACACATGCTCGACGGTGAACTGGAGGCCGGACCCCGGCCGGAGGGCGGATTCGAGGTCCGTGCCACGATTCCCTCCGTGCCCGAGCCCGAGCCCGAAGCCGAACCCGGGCGCGAACCCGGGCACGAACCCGAGCCCGAGCCCGAGCCCGTCCGAGACTGA
- the cas6e gene encoding type I-E CRISPR-associated protein Cas6/Cse3/CasE — protein MTLWLTRLVPDTRSADARRDLGDPVGMHRRVMSLFPSDAGPDPRARFGVLFRTEDTPTGPHLLLQSAHEPDTGRLPAGYGTTLTRPLDALIDAIRPGLTVRYRCAASPVRKPGATTRALYNLPPVVALTGTAADEWWLRQADQSGLKPLTHHAQPLDAVRGERRPTGRTPQRIRHARTQFDGTAAIIDTDLLRAAILGGIGRGKSYGCGLLSIAPARQPR, from the coding sequence ATGACGCTCTGGCTCACCCGCCTCGTCCCCGACACCCGCTCCGCCGACGCCCGGCGCGACCTCGGCGACCCCGTCGGCATGCACCGCCGTGTCATGAGCCTCTTCCCCTCCGACGCCGGCCCCGATCCCCGCGCCCGGTTCGGCGTCCTCTTCCGTACCGAGGACACCCCCACCGGGCCGCACCTGCTCCTCCAGTCCGCCCACGAACCCGACACCGGCCGTCTCCCCGCCGGTTACGGCACCACCCTCACCCGCCCCCTAGACGCGCTGATCGACGCGATCAGGCCCGGGCTCACCGTCCGCTACCGGTGCGCGGCCAGCCCCGTCCGCAAACCCGGGGCCACCACCCGCGCCCTCTACAACCTCCCGCCCGTCGTCGCCCTCACCGGCACGGCGGCCGACGAGTGGTGGCTGCGCCAGGCCGACCAGAGCGGCCTCAAACCCCTCACCCACCACGCCCAGCCCCTGGACGCCGTCCGGGGCGAACGCCGACCCACCGGGCGCACGCCGCAGCGCATCCGGCACGCCCGTACCCAGTTCGACGGCACCGCCGCGATCATCGACACCGACCTGCTCCGTGCGGCGATCCTGGGCGGCATCGGGCGCGGCAAGTCGTACGGCTGCGGGCTCCTCAGCATCGCCCCCGCGAGGCAGCCCCGGTGA
- the cas7e gene encoding type I-E CRISPR-associated protein Cas7/Cse4/CasC, giving the protein MALAARFIDIHIVQSVPFANLNRDDTNSVKTVQYGNVLRTRVSSQSWKRAARGEFEARIGQAALRTRRIGERVTRLLAEGRGWPEPLAEKAGAHAAAASSIKFELAKDPKDLKQTVPNKVLTNAMVYVPETAVAELADLAEKHREALEAAKDIKKPADKSVLPADRVEAILRSRNGVINLFGRMLAEVDNAGVDGAVQVAHALTTHETDVELDYFSAVDDVTSTWNDQTGSGHMGHTEFSAGTFYRYATIDLRDLARNIGDEPAELRELTAAFLSAFILSLPQAKKNSTAPHTIPDLVHVSVRADRPLSYAAAFESPVAAAGQGGFSAPSRATLSDYAAAANRLIGTTGILTSGWAGVDAKDLDALGTHHTGFDALIDAALDSALAVPAGDAA; this is encoded by the coding sequence ATGGCCCTGGCCGCCCGTTTCATCGACATCCACATCGTCCAGAGCGTCCCGTTCGCCAACCTGAACCGGGACGACACGAATTCCGTGAAGACGGTCCAGTACGGCAACGTGCTGCGGACCCGGGTCAGCAGCCAGTCCTGGAAGCGGGCCGCCCGGGGTGAGTTCGAGGCCCGCATCGGCCAGGCGGCGCTGCGTACCCGCCGGATCGGCGAGCGCGTCACCCGACTCCTCGCCGAGGGGCGGGGGTGGCCGGAGCCGCTCGCGGAGAAGGCGGGGGCGCACGCGGCGGCGGCCAGCAGCATCAAGTTCGAACTCGCCAAGGACCCGAAGGACCTCAAGCAGACCGTCCCCAACAAGGTCCTCACCAACGCGATGGTCTACGTCCCCGAGACCGCGGTGGCCGAACTCGCCGACCTGGCCGAGAAGCACCGCGAGGCGCTGGAAGCGGCGAAGGACATCAAGAAGCCCGCCGACAAGAGCGTCCTGCCCGCCGATCGGGTCGAGGCCATCCTGCGTTCCCGCAACGGGGTCATCAACCTCTTCGGCCGCATGCTCGCCGAGGTCGACAACGCCGGTGTAGACGGCGCCGTCCAGGTCGCCCACGCGCTGACCACACACGAAACCGACGTCGAACTCGACTACTTCTCCGCCGTCGACGACGTCACCTCGACCTGGAACGACCAGACCGGCAGCGGCCACATGGGCCACACCGAGTTCAGCGCCGGCACCTTCTACCGGTACGCCACCATCGACCTGCGCGACCTCGCCCGCAACATCGGCGACGAGCCCGCGGAACTCCGCGAACTCACCGCCGCGTTCCTCAGCGCGTTCATCCTCTCCCTGCCCCAGGCGAAGAAGAACTCAACCGCGCCCCACACCATCCCCGACCTCGTCCACGTCTCCGTACGTGCCGACCGGCCGCTGTCCTACGCCGCCGCGTTCGAAAGCCCCGTCGCCGCGGCCGGGCAGGGCGGTTTCTCCGCCCCCTCCCGCGCCACCCTGTCCGACTACGCCGCAGCCGCGAACCGGCTCATCGGCACCACCGGCATCCTCACCTCCGGCTGGGCCGGCGTCGACGCCAAGGACCTCGACGCACTCGGCACCCACCACACCGGCTTCGACGCCCTCATCGACGCCGCCCTCGACAGCGCGCTCGCCGTCCCTGCCGGAGACGCGGCATGA
- a CDS encoding type I-E CRISPR-associated protein Cse2/CasB codes for MTTTLPPTAQHVAGPPETAGSIPQQQKGTARAHNPRAFTDWVAQVSRDDPGARSALRSGLRKDLDSVRRMHRLVAPWLPEGRSADVERAYYAVAAMIASQPRGALAAPDPESTDDDPAHADGEQMPAKSMRRRRVSLGTVFATAVAEGPGREKEMRAGTAESRLNLLTRQSVNGLHRHLPASVGYLRSLDVDVDWAQLLDDLSNWRRNSGRISRTWLQDFYRLRARDAARQADEADEKELAADAEPAAAPASL; via the coding sequence ATGACCACCACTCTCCCACCCACCGCACAGCACGTCGCCGGCCCACCGGAAACGGCCGGCAGCATCCCGCAGCAGCAGAAGGGCACGGCGCGGGCGCACAACCCGCGTGCCTTCACCGACTGGGTCGCCCAGGTCAGCCGTGACGACCCCGGTGCCCGCAGCGCGCTGCGCAGCGGGCTGCGGAAGGATCTCGACTCGGTGCGGCGGATGCACCGCCTGGTCGCACCCTGGCTGCCGGAGGGACGCTCGGCGGACGTGGAGCGGGCGTACTACGCGGTCGCCGCGATGATCGCCTCCCAGCCCCGCGGCGCACTGGCCGCACCGGACCCGGAGAGCACGGACGACGATCCGGCACACGCCGACGGCGAGCAGATGCCCGCCAAGAGCATGCGGCGGCGTCGGGTCAGTCTCGGCACGGTGTTCGCGACCGCGGTCGCCGAAGGACCGGGCCGGGAGAAGGAGATGCGGGCGGGGACGGCGGAGAGCCGCCTCAACCTCCTCACCCGCCAGAGCGTCAACGGCCTGCACCGGCACCTGCCCGCCTCCGTCGGCTATCTGCGCTCGCTGGACGTCGACGTCGACTGGGCGCAGCTCCTCGACGACCTCTCCAACTGGCGGAGGAACTCGGGACGGATCTCGCGCACCTGGCTCCAGGACTTCTACCGACTGCGGGCCAGGGACGCCGCGCGGCAGGCCGACGAAGCGGACGAGAAGGAACTCGCAGCGGATGCGGAGCCGGCTGCGGCCCCCGCGTCCCTCTGA
- the casA gene encoding type I-E CRISPR-associated protein Cse1/CasA encodes MPTGTFNLIDQPCVPVRWKPGSTASTTAGLRDLVGLRELLLHSHAIESLAVADAPAHAALLRILYALTARVAGLTEQGADGDWDEHRLDVLDTGQLPPHGIDAYFEEFEDRFFLFAPGGRPWMQDPRLAEQCDASNTAGVNKLIVTRPSGNNHSWFRHDTDSAPEPPTAPEAFLSLLVWHYYGPSGRCSSREVNGAKTASATAGPLRTALSYHPEGTSLFETLLAGLVPPEDTVNGAEDLCPWEQDDLPDPDHPVRESRGPRSRHTGRSQHALLLLPDEDSTHVRDAFITWAYRGERLPREDDYLIWQTSQQGNRYPRPADAGRALWRDLDALLLQHPPAGSAHPQQPRVFRSAVEVSEDLRVRALGFDQEGQAKDTQFVDASTPAVLGYAEHNDPRTVPAVGRLRQFGELYGRRLDRAVKRAWAAYVRDPKADGAAWGAEAGARYWPRAEAEFWARFRLLDRTGEVADGGFDPAATRRAFLRLAEEAYDTVTRPVTRTLRGAKAVSEARIDLYGGTPKKAAAVSGPRTKLKEPIA; translated from the coding sequence ATGCCGACCGGCACGTTCAACCTGATCGACCAACCCTGCGTCCCCGTACGCTGGAAACCCGGCAGCACGGCCAGTACCACGGCCGGCCTCCGGGACCTGGTGGGGTTACGTGAACTCCTGCTGCACAGCCACGCCATCGAGTCCCTCGCCGTCGCCGACGCGCCCGCGCACGCCGCACTGCTGCGCATCCTCTACGCGCTCACCGCACGAGTGGCCGGCCTGACCGAACAGGGTGCCGACGGCGACTGGGACGAGCACCGCCTGGACGTTCTCGACACCGGACAGCTCCCGCCCCACGGGATCGACGCGTACTTCGAGGAGTTCGAGGACCGGTTCTTCCTGTTCGCGCCGGGCGGGCGCCCGTGGATGCAGGATCCCCGGCTGGCGGAGCAGTGCGACGCCTCGAACACCGCCGGGGTCAACAAGCTCATCGTCACCCGCCCCTCGGGCAACAACCACTCCTGGTTCCGGCACGACACCGACTCCGCCCCCGAACCGCCCACCGCCCCCGAAGCCTTCCTCAGCCTGCTGGTGTGGCACTACTACGGTCCGTCCGGGCGCTGTTCGTCCCGCGAGGTGAACGGCGCGAAGACCGCGAGCGCCACCGCCGGCCCGCTGCGGACCGCCCTGTCCTACCACCCCGAGGGCACCTCGCTCTTCGAAACGCTGCTCGCCGGCCTCGTACCGCCGGAGGACACCGTGAACGGCGCGGAGGACCTGTGCCCGTGGGAGCAGGACGACCTGCCGGACCCGGACCACCCGGTGCGGGAGTCGCGGGGGCCACGTTCGCGGCACACCGGCCGCTCGCAGCACGCCCTGCTCCTGCTGCCGGACGAGGACAGCACCCATGTGCGGGACGCGTTCATCACCTGGGCGTACCGGGGTGAGCGGTTGCCGCGCGAGGACGACTACCTGATCTGGCAGACCAGCCAGCAGGGCAATCGCTACCCGCGCCCGGCCGATGCGGGGCGGGCGCTGTGGCGGGACCTGGACGCGCTGCTGCTCCAGCATCCGCCGGCCGGCAGTGCGCATCCGCAGCAGCCCCGGGTGTTCCGTTCGGCGGTCGAGGTCTCGGAGGACCTGCGGGTGCGGGCGCTCGGCTTCGACCAGGAAGGGCAGGCGAAGGACACGCAGTTCGTCGACGCGAGCACCCCGGCCGTCCTCGGATACGCCGAGCACAACGATCCGCGTACCGTCCCGGCCGTCGGCCGCCTGCGCCAGTTCGGCGAGCTGTACGGGCGCCGTCTCGACCGGGCGGTCAAGCGCGCCTGGGCCGCGTACGTCAGGGACCCGAAGGCGGACGGCGCTGCGTGGGGGGCGGAGGCGGGTGCACGGTACTGGCCGCGCGCCGAGGCGGAGTTCTGGGCGCGCTTCCGCCTCCTGGACCGTACCGGTGAGGTTGCCGACGGCGGTTTCGATCCGGCGGCCACCCGGCGGGCGTTCCTGCGCCTGGCCGAGGAGGCGTACGACACGGTGACCCGGCCCGTCACCCGTACCCTGCGCGGCGCGAAGGCCGTCTCGGAGGCACGCATCGACCTCTACGGCGGCACCCCGAAGAAGGCGGCGGCCGTGTCCGGCCCCCGGACGAAGCTCAAGGAGCCCATCGCATGA
- a CDS encoding nucleotidyltransferase family protein, whose translation MVWRVPAPALDFEFARGSLARAAAGTTDLRGLAAAAPEEQALAFARTILRNPTVSAVLERLATLDLPPWYLTAGSLFQTVWNAAVGRADLNHGVRDHDLFFYDDTDLSYEAEDLVTRRCLKACEDLGVELEPRNQARVHLWYGSKFGKEIAPYASLDEAIGSLAATCCCVAVNLDEDGLLHVHSTYGFADLFNLVLRPNPTTEAPRQVYEAKAERWTALWPELTKLPWPQGSDAA comes from the coding sequence ATGGTCTGGAGGGTGCCCGCCCCCGCCCTGGACTTCGAGTTCGCCCGTGGCAGCCTCGCGCGCGCGGCTGCCGGCACGACTGATCTGCGTGGACTCGCCGCTGCCGCACCGGAGGAACAGGCCCTCGCCTTCGCCCGTACGATCCTGCGGAACCCGACCGTCAGTGCGGTGCTGGAGCGGCTCGCGACTCTCGACCTCCCGCCCTGGTATCTGACAGCGGGATCGCTGTTTCAGACGGTCTGGAACGCAGCTGTCGGTCGCGCGGACCTCAACCACGGCGTCAGGGATCACGACCTGTTCTTCTACGACGACACCGATCTGTCGTACGAGGCGGAAGACCTCGTGACCAGGCGATGTCTGAAAGCCTGCGAGGACCTCGGCGTCGAGTTGGAGCCGCGCAACCAGGCACGCGTACACCTCTGGTACGGGTCGAAGTTCGGCAAGGAGATCGCCCCGTACGCGAGCCTCGACGAGGCGATCGGCTCCTTAGCCGCGACCTGCTGTTGCGTCGCCGTGAACCTGGACGAGGACGGCCTGCTCCACGTCCACAGCACCTACGGCTTCGCCGACCTGTTCAACCTGGTACTGCGCCCGAACCCGACCACGGAAGCGCCCCGCCAGGTGTACGAGGCCAAGGCCGAGCGGTGGACGGCGCTGTGGCCGGAACTGACGAAGCTGCCCTGGCCGCAGGGCTCGGACGCCGCCTGA
- the cas2e gene encoding type I-E CRISPR-associated endoribonuclease Cas2e, with the protein MSSMIVITATAVPDHLRGALTRWLLEVTPELYVGTVSAKVRDELWDAVAASTHDGIAVLAHPADNEQGFQLRTAGTRRREPVDFDGLTLIAFRRESQEMANPL; encoded by the coding sequence ATGTCCTCGATGATCGTCATCACGGCCACCGCCGTCCCCGACCACCTGCGCGGCGCCCTCACCCGCTGGCTCCTCGAAGTCACCCCCGAGCTCTACGTCGGCACCGTCTCCGCCAAAGTCCGCGACGAGCTCTGGGACGCCGTCGCCGCCAGCACCCACGACGGCATCGCCGTCCTGGCCCACCCCGCCGACAACGAACAAGGCTTCCAACTCAGAACAGCGGGCACCCGCCGCCGCGAGCCCGTCGACTTCGACGGGCTCACCCTCATCGCCTTCCGCAGAGAAAGTCAAGAAATGGCAAACCCCCTCTAA
- the cas1e gene encoding type I-E CRISPR-associated endonuclease Cas1e, which produces MLPRVADSLSFLYLDIVRIHQDDTGVCAEVTSEQHGTDTVYLPTAALSCVLLGPGTSITARALATFARNGTTVVTTGSGGVRCYSAAVPESLTTLWLERQTRAWTDDARRLAIAQAMYELRFGDGTATEGTNLDKLRGMEGQRVKTLYQLLARQYKIGRFRRSYDPDSWDSQDPVNLALSSANTCLYGIVHAAITALGCSPALGFVHNGNQQAFVYDIADLYKAELTIPLAFSLHASTNAEAEARRSFRHELRLFQLLPRIVTDIQQLLDPTHTYECPDPEEQLVDLWDPVVGSVPAGINHGKQL; this is translated from the coding sequence ATGCTCCCGCGCGTCGCCGACTCCCTGTCCTTCCTCTACCTCGACATCGTCCGCATCCACCAGGACGACACCGGGGTCTGCGCCGAGGTCACCAGCGAGCAGCACGGCACCGACACCGTCTACCTCCCCACCGCCGCCCTCTCCTGCGTCCTGCTCGGCCCCGGCACCTCCATCACCGCACGCGCGCTGGCCACCTTCGCCAGAAACGGCACCACCGTCGTCACCACCGGCTCAGGAGGGGTGCGCTGCTACTCCGCGGCCGTCCCCGAATCCCTCACCACCCTCTGGCTCGAACGCCAGACCCGCGCCTGGACCGACGACGCCCGCCGCCTCGCCATCGCCCAGGCCATGTACGAACTCCGCTTCGGCGACGGCACCGCGACCGAGGGCACCAACCTCGACAAACTCCGCGGCATGGAAGGCCAACGCGTCAAAACCCTCTACCAACTCCTCGCCCGCCAGTACAAGATCGGCCGCTTCCGCCGCTCCTACGACCCCGACTCCTGGGACAGCCAGGACCCCGTCAACCTCGCTCTGTCATCCGCCAACACCTGCCTCTACGGCATCGTCCACGCAGCCATCACCGCCCTCGGCTGCTCCCCCGCCCTCGGCTTCGTCCACAACGGCAACCAACAGGCGTTCGTCTACGACATCGCCGACCTCTACAAAGCCGAACTCACCATCCCCCTCGCCTTCTCCCTCCACGCCTCCACCAACGCCGAAGCCGAAGCACGCCGCTCCTTCCGCCACGAACTACGCCTCTTCCAGCTCCTCCCCCGCATCGTCACCGACATCCAGCAGCTCCTCGACCCCACCCACACCTACGAATGCCCCGACCCCGAGGAGCAGCTCGTCGACCTGTGGGACCCCGTCGTCGGCTCCGTCCCCGCCGGCATCAACCACGGGAAGCAACTGTGA
- the cas5e gene encoding type I-E CRISPR-associated protein Cas5/CasD gives MITTSLPDPEPGLLLRLTGPLQSWGLHSHFNERDTAAFPTRSGVLGMLAAALGRHRDQPIDDLTTLGLTVRTDRPGVLLRDLHTVGGGLSGKETVTTAEGKKRSGDTATLLTHRFYLADAAFTVALTTPRATAENRTLLDRCAQALRSPRWSLHLGRRSCPPEGPVLIGQSDDALHHLIHLPLAARPTRNRNQEQDQEQEGVAVEFLADRPLTRLPAPAHMVSTTHEDGTRPSSELNDQPVSYHPSRRGYRARPLYRRTLLLPPAQFAGLGARQLDALGHYCETRLHTPEGSRR, from the coding sequence ATGATCACCACCTCGCTCCCCGATCCGGAGCCCGGCCTTCTGCTCCGTCTGACCGGGCCCCTGCAGTCCTGGGGCCTGCACTCCCACTTCAACGAACGCGATACCGCCGCCTTCCCCACCCGCTCCGGTGTCCTCGGCATGCTCGCCGCCGCCCTCGGTCGCCACCGCGACCAGCCCATCGACGACCTCACCACGCTCGGGCTCACCGTGCGCACCGACCGGCCCGGAGTGCTGCTGCGCGATCTGCACACCGTGGGCGGCGGTCTCTCCGGAAAGGAGACGGTGACCACCGCCGAGGGCAAGAAGCGCTCAGGAGACACCGCCACGCTCCTCACCCACCGCTTCTACCTCGCCGACGCCGCCTTCACCGTCGCCCTCACCACCCCCCGGGCAACCGCCGAGAACCGCACACTCCTCGACCGGTGCGCGCAGGCCCTGCGCTCCCCCCGGTGGTCCCTGCACCTCGGGCGCCGCTCCTGCCCGCCCGAGGGCCCCGTACTGATCGGGCAGAGCGACGACGCCCTGCACCACCTCATCCACCTGCCGCTCGCGGCCCGCCCCACCCGGAACCGGAACCAAGAACAGGATCAGGAACAGGAGGGCGTGGCGGTGGAGTTCCTCGCCGACCGCCCCCTGACCCGTCTGCCCGCCCCGGCCCACATGGTCAGTACCACCCACGAGGACGGCACCCGCCCCTCCTCGGAGCTCAACGACCAGCCCGTCAGCTACCACCCGAGCCGCCGCGGCTACCGTGCCCGGCCGCTCTACCGGCGCACCCTGCTGCTGCCGCCCGCCCAGTTCGCCGGACTCGGAGCACGTCAGCTCGATGCCCTGGGCCACTACTGCGAGACCCGGCTCCACACCCCTGAAGGGAGCCGGCGATGA
- a CDS encoding response regulator transcription factor yields MSDAPPPIRVLVCDDQELVRTGYVTIFSAQPDIEVVGEAENGHAAVEAARRLRPDVVVMDIRMPLLDGIEATRQLAGPDSVPGSDSVPDSDSDSVPGSGSGSGLGPKGPPKVLVVTTFNVDAHVYDALRAGASGFLLKDAPPAELVNGIRTVARGEALLAPAVTRHLIGHYAEHLRPADTARPARQDVVRALTPRELEVLRQMAEGLSNAEIAAALYITPETVKTYVSRILAKLALRDRVQAVVLAYRVGLVSGTP; encoded by the coding sequence GTGAGCGATGCGCCCCCGCCGATCCGCGTGCTCGTCTGCGACGACCAGGAACTGGTGCGGACCGGCTATGTCACCATCTTCTCGGCCCAGCCCGACATCGAGGTCGTCGGCGAGGCCGAGAACGGACACGCGGCGGTGGAGGCCGCGCGGCGGCTACGCCCCGACGTGGTGGTGATGGACATCCGGATGCCCCTGCTCGACGGCATCGAGGCGACCCGCCAACTCGCCGGACCCGACTCCGTCCCCGGCTCCGACTCCGTCCCCGACTCCGACTCCGACTCCGTTCCAGGATCCGGCTCCGGCTCCGGCCTCGGCCCCAAAGGCCCGCCGAAGGTACTGGTCGTCACCACGTTCAACGTCGACGCCCATGTCTACGACGCACTGCGCGCCGGCGCCAGCGGCTTCCTCCTCAAGGACGCGCCGCCCGCGGAACTGGTCAACGGCATCCGGACCGTTGCCCGCGGCGAGGCACTGCTGGCCCCCGCCGTCACCCGGCATCTCATCGGCCATTACGCCGAGCACCTGCGCCCCGCCGACACCGCCCGGCCGGCCCGCCAGGACGTCGTACGCGCGCTGACGCCCCGCGAACTGGAGGTGCTCCGGCAGATGGCCGAGGGGTTGTCCAACGCGGAGATAGCGGCGGCGCTGTACATCACCCCCGAGACGGTGAAGACCTATGTCTCGCGGATCCTGGCCAAGCTCGCCCTGCGCGACCGGGTTCAGGCGGTCGTCCTCGCCTACCGGGTCGGGCTGGTCTCCGGCACGCCCTGA
- a CDS encoding CPBP family intramembrane glutamic endopeptidase, translated as MSTPSAAQHNDAGSRPDEDGGGRGGRLGRVVRSPLGWMLTGMAGVGVVSALTATGPGPVPALGAVAAIAVYGVVMRRVAGRSVPEVARKGAGREALRGGALGLGFVLVSTLLIAAFGGYSFSWAGNGFFFVTLSAAMVQTGAAVTEELMFRGFALQALEQRWGSRVALVITGLFFGVAHLGAPGASAWSAFAIAVEAGVMLGAAFLWRRSIWFVAGLHFAWNTAEQLLGIPVSGQTPEGLFTVDTHGSALLNGGAFGLETSIVPILISVLLTVPMLVLAGRRGGLRPRRSGRH; from the coding sequence ATGAGCACACCGTCCGCCGCACAGCACAACGACGCAGGTTCCCGTCCGGACGAGGACGGTGGCGGCCGGGGTGGCCGTCTCGGCCGGGTCGTCCGCTCTCCGCTCGGCTGGATGCTGACGGGCATGGCGGGTGTCGGCGTGGTCTCGGCGCTGACCGCGACCGGCCCCGGTCCGGTGCCGGCCCTGGGCGCGGTCGCCGCGATCGCCGTGTACGGGGTGGTGATGCGCCGGGTCGCGGGACGCTCCGTGCCCGAGGTCGCCCGGAAGGGGGCCGGCAGGGAGGCGCTGCGCGGCGGCGCGCTCGGGCTGGGCTTCGTCCTGGTCTCCACCCTCCTGATCGCGGCGTTCGGGGGCTACTCGTTCTCGTGGGCGGGCAACGGCTTCTTCTTCGTCACCCTGTCCGCGGCGATGGTGCAGACCGGTGCCGCGGTCACCGAGGAGCTGATGTTCCGCGGATTCGCCCTCCAGGCCTTGGAGCAGCGGTGGGGCAGCCGGGTTGCCCTCGTGATCACCGGGCTGTTCTTCGGTGTCGCCCACCTCGGTGCTCCTGGAGCGAGCGCGTGGAGTGCGTTCGCCATCGCTGTGGAGGCGGGTGTGATGCTCGGGGCCGCGTTCCTGTGGCGGCGTAGCATCTGGTTCGTCGCGGGGCTGCACTTCGCCTGGAACACCGCCGAGCAGCTGCTCGGCATCCCGGTCTCCGGGCAGACTCCCGAGGGCCTGTTCACGGTCGACACCCACGGCTCCGCCCTGCTCAACGGCGGCGCATTCGGTCTGGAGACGTCGATCGTGCCCATCCTCATCAGTGTGCTGCTCACCGTTCCGATGCTCGTCCTCGCCGGCCGTCGCGGTGGCCTGCGGCCCCGCCGTTCCGGCCGGCATTGA